A single window of Salvia splendens isolate huo1 chromosome 8, SspV2, whole genome shotgun sequence DNA harbors:
- the LOC121744431 gene encoding pentatricopeptide repeat-containing protein At2g18940, chloroplastic-like, which yields MEGTVFPNRPTFPIHPTKPAPTHRLKFNTSTLPLPPLQQQQQQHSSHSFPLDSLLQHLLHVSHPVKSSLASSPSRTQDSLPPHFFKDADTSIAIPVISHRAIIDADFLPQNCKSLLESILKLPVSELRSFFDSAKSELLQEVDLISLLKGLDVTGNGARAVLLFEWVVLNLDACSSDRLDNQIIQLMVKILGKESQHSVASKLFDVIPVRDFALHVRAWTTILHSYSRSGKYEKAIALFDFMKLRDLSPTLVTYNVMLDVYGKKGRSWDKILGLLDEMKSLGLEFDEFTCSTVISAYGREGLLEEAKGFFDELKLNGYVPGTVTYNSLLQVYGKVGIYNEALSVLREMEENNCPPDSVTYNELVAAYVRAGFLEEGASLIDTMRRKGVMPNAVTYTTVIDAYGKAGKEDKALRFFKQMKESGCVPNVCTYNSIIGMLGKKGRAEEMMEVICDMKSSGCTPNRVTWNTMLAMCGTKGMHKHVSRVFHEMKKCGFEPDRDTFNTLISAYGRCGSEINAEKMHDEMIRAGFSPCITTYNALLNALARKGDWRGAESIIADMKSKGFRPNETTHSLMLHSYSKGGNVRGIERIAKDIYEGRIYPSWMLLRTLILANFKCKSLAGTERAFQELLKKGYRPDMVVMNSMVSIFSRNKMHERAHEMLDFIRESGLQPDLVTYNSLMDMYARSGDCWKAQDVLNGLLQGEGKPDLVSYNTVIKGFCRQGLMEEAMRVFSEMTSRGIRPCIVTYNTFIAGFSSRGLFQEVDEVMSYMIQHNCNPNELTYNTIVDGYCKAKRYKEAMDFVARIREQDASLTEPPLQRLVSRVRQNMES from the coding sequence ATGGAAGGAACCGTCTTCCCCAATCGCCCCACATTCCCTATTCACCCCACCAAACCCGCCCCCACCCACCGCCTCAAATTCAACACCTCCACCCTCCCCCTCCCTCCTctccagcagcagcagcagcagcactCTTCCCACTCTTTCCCTCTCGATTCCCTCCTCCAGCACCTCCTCCACGTCTCCCACCCTGTCAAATCCTCCCTCGCTTCTTCCCCTTCCCGCACCCAAGATTCCCTCCCGCCCCATTTCTTCAAAGATGCCGACACTTCTATTGCGATTCCGGTCATCAGCCACAGGGCTATAATCGACGCCGATTTCCTCCCACAAAACTGTAAGTCGCTTCTCGAATCAATTCTGAAGCTCCCCGTCTCCGAGCTGCGCTCCTTCTTCGATTCCGCCAAGTCGGAATTGCTTCAAGAAGTTGATTTGATTAGTCTGCTGAAGGGTTTGGATGTCACCGGGAATGGCGCGAGGGCTGTTTTACTGTTTGAATGGGTTGTTCTCAATTTGGACGCGTGCAGCAGTGATCGATTGGATAATCAGATTATCCAATTGATGGTCAAAATTCTTGGTAAAGAGTCTCAGCATTCGGTTGCATCGAAGCTGTTTGATGTTATTCCTGTGAGGGATTTCGCGCTCCATGTTCGAGCGTGGACGACCATCTTACATTCGTATTCTCGCAGTGGGAAATATGAGAAGGCAATAGCGTTGTTTGATTTCATGAAGCTGAGAGATTTGAGTCCGACTTTGGTTACTTACAATGTGATGTTGGATGTTTACGGCAAAAAGGGGCGATCTTGGGATAAGATTTTGGGGCTTTTGGATGAGATGAAGAGTTTGGGGCTTGAATTTGATGAGTTCACTTGCAGCACTGTGATATCTGCTTATGGCAGAGAGGGGTTGTTGGAGGAGGCGAAGGGTTTCTTCGATGAGCTCAAGTTAAACGGCTATGTGCCGGGGACTGTAACGTATAACTCGTTGCTTCAAGTTTACGGGAAGGTGGGGATCTACAACGAGGCGTTGAGTGTGTTGAGGGAGATGGAGGAGAACAATTGCCCTCCTGATTCGGTGACTTATAACGAGCTTGTGGCTGCTTATGTGAGGGCCGGATTTCTTGAGGAGGGAGCTTCGTTGATCGACACTATGAGGCGTAAGGGTGTGATGCCGAATGCTGTCACTTATACGACTGTCATTGATGCCTATGGCAAGGCGGGGAAGGAGGATAAAGCGCTGCGTTTCTTCAAGCAGATGAAGGAGTCGGGCTGTGTCCCCAACGTGTGTACTTATAATTCCATTATTGGGATGCTGGGGAAGAAGGGGCGAGCGGAAGAGATGATGGAGGTGATATGTGATATGAAGTCCAGTGGGTGCACGCCAAATCGTGTAACGTGGAACACGATGCTTGCCATGTGTGGTACCAAGGGGATGCATAAGCATGTGAGCCGCGTATTCCATGAGATGAAGAAGTGTGGTTTTGAGCCGGACAGGGACACTTTCAATACATTGATTAGTGCTTATGGGAGGTGCGGGTCTGAGATCAACGCTGAGAAGATGCACGACGAGATGATAAGGGCAGGGTTTTCGCCATGTATCACGACGTATAATGCACTTCTAAATGCCTTGGCTCGGAAAGGGGACTGGAGGGGGGCGGAGTCTATCATTGCAGACATGAAGAGTAAGGGTTTTAGGCCTAACGAGACGACACATTCGCTGATGCTTCACAGCTACTCGAAAGGAGGGAATGTGAGGGGAATCGAGAGGATCGCTAAGGATATCTACGAAGGTCGGATATATCCGAGCTGGATGCTTTTGAGAACTCTGATTCTAGCAAATTTCAAGTGCAAATCACTCGCGGGAACAGAGAGAGCGTTTCAAGAGTTGTTGAAGAAGGGCTACAGACCCGATATGGTGGTGATGAACTCCATGGTGTCCATCTTCTCGAGGAACAAGATGCACGAGCGTGCTCATGAGATGCTGGATTTTATTCGGGAGAGTGGGCTGCAGCCGGATCTTGTCacctacaacagcttgatggaTATGTATGCTAGGTCTGGCGACTGCTGGAAGGCTCAGGATGTGCTCAACGGGCTGCTGCAGGGTGAAGGGAAGCCGGATCTCGTGTCTTACAACACGGTCATCAAGGGCTTCTGCAGGCAGGGGCTGATGGAGGAGGCGATGAGGGTTTTCTCTGAGATGACGAGTAGGGGGATAAGGCCGTGCATCGTTACCTACAACACCTTCATAGCTGGCTTCTCGTCGCGAGGGCTGTTCCAAGAAGTCGACGAAGTGATGAGTTATATGATCCAGCATAACTGCAACCCGAATGAGCTAACGTATAACACCATTGTAGATGGCTACTGTAAGGCTAAAAGGTACAAAGAGGCCATGGATTTCGTGGCCAGGATCCGAGAGCAGGATGCCTCCCTCACCGAGCCACCTCTGCAGAGGCTCGTCTCGCGCGTGAGGCAAAACATGGAGTCATGA